The genomic DNA TTCAGCGTTTGATCGAGCCTGTCTTCGACATCGAAACGTTCGACGATCGGCGACGTCAGCCCCGAAAACAACTCGATCGTGGTGCCGTAGGTCGCCTGAAAATAGCCGCACACGAGTATCACTTCCGGCTTCTCCGTGCCAGCCACGAAACGCACCAGCGAGCCGCTCTGTTCGCAGGCCTCCAGATCCACCATCTTTTGCATCGGCACGCGGTTGTCGTGATCGAACGCGGTAATGTGGAACGGGCGTTCAGCCGGCACGACGATCAGCATATGCGGCGACAGGCGGATCGGCGCGTTATCCCCGACCACCAGTTCGCCGGTGCCGTCCAGGTTGTAATGCAGGGCAGGCTTTTTCGATGGCGCAAACGACAGGCGCCAACCCGGACTTACGTGGCATTCAGCGAGGTCGACAAATTTCACGTCCAGCCGCGTAAGCAGGCTGTCGAGGTCGGTCGTCGAGATTCGGGGGAGTCGCGTCATTGCCACGTCCTGCATTTTCTCCGCTTAACGGTTGCCGCCAGGTGGTTTGACCCGGGTTTCTTTGGGGAACTCCAAAGCCCACGCGGCATCGATCTGATCGATTGCATCATTCCTGATTCATCCATTTTTGCATAAACAGCGGCAACGCAGACTCAACCTATGTCTACGGCCGCTCTCTCGGGCATGCAGCTCGTTGGCGCGACATTCTAATCAGCCCTGTCAGAGATTTGCTATGTTTAAAGAAGACATCATTCAAAAATGGACGAATAGCGACTCACTCCGGATTTTTAGCTTCGAAGTGCCCTATAGACTTGCTATTTATCCGTACCCCTCTGCCCAGCATGGCG from Paraburkholderia edwinii includes the following:
- a CDS encoding AraC family transcriptional regulator, which translates into the protein MTRLPRISTTDLDSLLTRLDVKFVDLAECHVSPGWRLSFAPSKKPALHYNLDGTGELVVGDNAPIRLSPHMLIVVPAERPFHITAFDHDNRVPMQKMVDLEACEQSGSLVRFVAGTEKPEVILVCGYFQATYGTTIELFSGLTSPIVERFDVEDRLDQTLKSVIDELAKQQVGVSAMTTTLLKQVLVMLLRRSLTSTSVLSERFSMLSDPQIARAFSEMVNRPGAPHSIRSLAQLSGLNRSSFMQRFADLVGESPIAVLRQLRMRQAAATLASNRELSIDQIARNVGYASRSSFLRAFRKVYGMDPSEYVDIERP